In a genomic window of Myxococcota bacterium:
- a CDS encoding alginate export family protein, with protein MRRLVWFVFCLLACGSLPAHAESDAPWRLQEALSFPEALQLSVEQRFRIESLDDQFRIRRHGHDRAWASRTLAHARIHLADVGGLGDFTFGAELIDSRIWAADRSVTRDTTLVNTAELLQGYAQFATDIPEVGKLRVRGGRMTMNLGSRRLVARNRFRNTINAFTGVEAEWTSDSGQTLRGFYTLPVQRQPTELDKLRDNDIEFDEESFDLQLYGAFFSTPLVGLDAAEFYFYGLKERDRERRPSRNRELYTPGFRLLRKPQAGAFDFNVEAALQFGETRASSSARNDLEHFAQFYHGEIGYLFDCAFSPRISAQYDWATGDNSPGDGRNERFDTLFGARAFDFGPTSLFGAFARSNINTPGAKFEVVPWKNVSAFVAYRAYWLASERDTWTTSGVRDPSGQTRRFVGHQVWARVRWDVLPRNLRLEAGIAHLFRGEFLRGAPNANGQGAPTYVYGQTTISF; from the coding sequence ATGCGGCGACTGGTGTGGTTCGTTTTCTGTCTCCTGGCCTGCGGCTCGCTACCCGCGCACGCCGAGAGCGACGCTCCCTGGCGACTCCAAGAAGCACTCTCCTTTCCCGAAGCGCTGCAGCTCTCGGTGGAGCAGCGCTTCCGGATCGAGTCCCTCGACGACCAGTTCCGGATTCGTCGTCACGGACACGACCGGGCCTGGGCGTCGCGCACCCTCGCGCACGCGCGCATCCACCTCGCCGACGTCGGGGGCCTGGGCGACTTCACCTTCGGGGCTGAGCTGATCGACTCCCGCATCTGGGCGGCGGACCGCAGCGTCACGCGCGACACCACCCTGGTGAACACCGCCGAGCTCCTCCAGGGGTACGCCCAGTTCGCGACGGACATTCCCGAGGTCGGGAAGCTCCGCGTGCGCGGCGGCCGCATGACGATGAATCTGGGCAGCCGACGCCTGGTGGCACGCAACCGCTTCCGCAACACCATCAACGCGTTCACGGGCGTCGAAGCCGAGTGGACCTCCGACTCGGGCCAGACCCTGCGCGGCTTCTACACGCTCCCGGTGCAGCGCCAGCCCACCGAACTCGACAAACTCCGCGACAACGACATCGAGTTCGACGAAGAGAGCTTCGACCTCCAGCTCTACGGCGCCTTCTTCTCCACGCCCCTCGTCGGTCTCGATGCGGCCGAGTTCTACTTCTACGGCTTGAAGGAGCGTGATCGCGAACGGCGCCCCAGCCGCAACCGCGAGCTGTACACGCCCGGGTTTCGGCTCCTGAGGAAACCCCAAGCCGGTGCGTTCGACTTCAACGTCGAGGCCGCGCTGCAGTTCGGCGAGACGCGTGCGTCGAGCAGCGCACGCAACGACCTCGAGCACTTCGCCCAGTTCTATCATGGGGAGATCGGCTACCTCTTCGACTGCGCCTTCTCCCCGCGGATCTCCGCGCAGTACGACTGGGCCACGGGCGACAACAGCCCCGGCGATGGCCGCAACGAGCGCTTCGACACCCTCTTCGGAGCCCGCGCCTTCGACTTCGGCCCGACCAGCCTGTTCGGCGCCTTCGCCCGCTCGAATATCAACACGCCGGGAGCCAAGTTCGAGGTCGTTCCGTGGAAGAATGTCTCGGCCTTCGTCGCCTATCGCGCGTACTGGCTCGCGTCGGAGCGGGACACGTGGACGACGTCGGGCGTGCGCGACCCCAGCGGCCAGACCCGCCGCTTCGTGGGCCACCAGGTCTGGGCGCGCGTCCGCTGGGACGTTCTGCCCCGGAATCTGCGTCTGGAGGCCGGGATCGCCCACCTGTTCCGCGGAGAGTTCCTGCGCGGCGCGCCGAATGCAAACGGTCAAGGCGCGCCGACCTACGTCTACGGGCAGACGACGATCTCGTTCTAG
- a CDS encoding DUF2490 domain-containing protein, translating to MRPLRTAFLALSLLLCAAGVAQAGDRSEGAVWIVNQAAVPLGNGLSFHGMVQNRFTGDADVYQRTVLRPWLAWNLPHGFELAVGYDAHLFAEPRSFAEQRGWQRIAYRYDFGGFRALTHLWLEERFFPGESTAFRMRWAIEGAVDLPYETAFVLRNEFFFDLNPTSRIPARKFGEDQLVAQLQHRINPWLRADVGYLMQFLDGGDDDLYNHTFTAGFAVTLPGLGANGP from the coding sequence ATGCGTCCCCTGCGAACGGCATTCCTGGCTCTCTCCCTCCTTCTGTGCGCGGCGGGCGTCGCGCAGGCGGGCGACCGCAGTGAGGGTGCCGTCTGGATCGTCAACCAGGCTGCCGTTCCGCTCGGGAATGGACTGTCGTTTCACGGCATGGTGCAGAACCGGTTCACGGGCGACGCCGACGTCTACCAGCGGACCGTGCTGCGCCCCTGGCTCGCCTGGAACCTGCCCCACGGGTTCGAACTCGCCGTCGGCTACGACGCGCACCTCTTCGCCGAACCGCGCTCCTTCGCGGAGCAGCGAGGCTGGCAGCGCATCGCCTACCGCTACGACTTCGGCGGCTTCCGGGCGCTCACGCACCTATGGCTCGAGGAGCGCTTCTTTCCCGGCGAATCGACCGCGTTTCGCATGCGCTGGGCGATCGAGGGCGCCGTCGACCTCCCCTATGAGACGGCCTTCGTCTTGCGCAACGAGTTCTTCTTCGACTTGAACCCGACCTCCCGCATCCCGGCGCGGAAGTTCGGGGAGGACCAGCTCGTGGCCCAACTGCAGCACCGGATCAACCCGTGGCTGCGTGCCGACGTGGGCTACCTGATGCAGTTCCTCGACGGCGGCGACGACGACCTCTACAACCACACCTTCACCGCGGGCTTCGCAGTGACGCTCCCGGGGCTCGGCGCGAACGGGCCCTGA
- a CDS encoding SDR family oxidoreductase translates to MTLRDKVVFITGAARGIGAGLARETAARGARVVLTGVETGELEARANELGKPHIVVPCDVTDPAALEAAAQTAVEEFGGIDVVVANAGIATYGTVEKGDAAAWLRTVDVNLHGVYHTARATLPSLLARKGYFCGIASVASYIPMPGSSSYGASKAGVESLVGALRLEVGHRGVDCGTAHPSWIDTDLVRESDADLPAFRERRASMPWPLGVTTDLDTCVRMITDGIEARRHRIHVPRSAGAIYWLRSLLGRLAASRRALREAGEGVAQMEADIEKLGRAASARTHEINQGSAGS, encoded by the coding sequence ATGACGCTGCGAGACAAGGTCGTCTTCATCACGGGTGCCGCGCGCGGGATCGGCGCGGGGCTGGCGCGCGAAACCGCGGCACGCGGTGCACGGGTCGTGCTCACCGGCGTCGAGACCGGCGAGCTCGAGGCCCGTGCGAACGAGCTCGGGAAGCCCCATATCGTCGTGCCCTGCGACGTCACAGACCCGGCGGCCCTCGAAGCCGCGGCCCAGACGGCGGTCGAGGAGTTCGGCGGCATCGACGTGGTCGTGGCCAACGCCGGCATCGCCACCTACGGCACCGTCGAGAAGGGCGACGCCGCGGCCTGGCTGCGCACGGTCGACGTCAACCTGCACGGCGTCTACCACACGGCGCGCGCGACGCTCCCGTCGCTGCTCGCCCGCAAGGGCTATTTCTGCGGGATCGCCTCGGTCGCGTCCTACATCCCGATGCCGGGCTCGTCTTCCTACGGCGCGTCGAAGGCCGGGGTGGAGTCGCTGGTGGGTGCGCTGCGACTCGAAGTGGGCCACCGCGGCGTGGACTGCGGCACGGCCCACCCGTCCTGGATCGACACCGACCTCGTGCGTGAGAGCGACGCCGATCTTCCCGCCTTCCGCGAGCGGCGCGCGTCGATGCCCTGGCCCCTGGGCGTGACCACCGACCTCGACACCTGCGTGCGCATGATCACCGACGGCATCGAAGCGCGTCGCCACCGCATCCACGTGCCCCGCTCGGCCGGTGCGATCTATTGGCTGCGTTCGCTGCTCGGCCGCCTCGCCGCCAGCCGCCGCGCCCTGCGCGAGGCCGGCGAAGGGGTCGCGCAGATGGAAGCCGACATCGAGAAGCTCGGCCGCGCGGCCTCGGCCCGGACCCACGAGATCAATCAGGGCTCGGCCGGAAGCTGA
- a CDS encoding PEP-CTERM sorting domain-containing protein (PEP-CTERM proteins occur, often in large numbers, in the proteomes of bacteria that also encode an exosortase, a predicted intramembrane cysteine proteinase. The presence of a PEP-CTERM domain at a protein's C-terminus predicts cleavage within the sorting domain, followed by covalent anchoring to some some component of the (usually Gram-negative) cell surface. Many PEP-CTERM proteins exhibit an unusual sequence composition that includes large numbers of potential glycosylation sites. Expression of one such protein has been shown restore the ability of a bacterium to form floc, a type of biofilm.): MRWLLPLVFVWAAAAAAAQPASFTPLGDFPGGIVNSEARAVSADGSVVVGRGTTAVGREAFRWDATNGMQGLGTLPGGGASEADDVSDDGTIIVGFAFNAAGEKEAFAWDALNGMQGLGFLPGHDASGANGISPDGVYVLGNSRGASGPVAFRWSAAAGMEALDAPAGAASASSLHGSVVVGQADVHEPFRWDAVGGTQLLGSVPGNNRSWATAVTLDGSTVFGGGQATADGNAFRWDAASGLQNLGCLSPFPAICLSIVHDVSADGQRAVGGPLWAFVWEPLSGMRFLQDLLEDEGIDLSDWTLREAEGVSPDGTIIVGHGTNPNGDTEAFVAVLPEPGALLGFGAGASLLAGLARRRARG; encoded by the coding sequence ATGCGCTGGCTCCTCCCCCTGGTCTTCGTCTGGGCCGCCGCCGCTGCCGCCGCCCAGCCGGCGTCGTTCACGCCGCTGGGCGATTTCCCGGGAGGGATCGTCAACAGCGAGGCACGCGCCGTGTCTGCCGACGGCTCGGTCGTCGTCGGTCGCGGAACCACCGCGGTGGGGCGGGAAGCGTTCCGCTGGGACGCGACGAACGGAATGCAGGGCCTCGGGACTCTGCCCGGCGGCGGTGCGAGCGAAGCGGATGACGTGTCGGACGACGGCACGATCATCGTCGGATTCGCGTTCAACGCGGCGGGAGAGAAAGAGGCGTTCGCCTGGGATGCGCTGAACGGCATGCAAGGGTTGGGCTTTCTCCCCGGCCACGACGCGAGCGGGGCGAACGGGATCTCGCCCGACGGCGTCTACGTGCTGGGAAACTCGCGAGGGGCTTCTGGCCCCGTCGCTTTCCGCTGGAGCGCGGCAGCCGGCATGGAGGCCCTCGACGCTCCCGCCGGCGCCGCGAGCGCGTCCTCTCTGCACGGATCCGTCGTGGTGGGTCAGGCGGATGTACACGAGCCCTTCCGATGGGACGCGGTCGGAGGCACGCAGCTGCTCGGCTCGGTTCCGGGGAACAACCGCTCGTGGGCCACGGCGGTCACGCTCGATGGGAGTACCGTGTTCGGAGGCGGTCAAGCGACCGCCGATGGAAACGCGTTTCGGTGGGACGCCGCGTCGGGCCTCCAGAACCTCGGCTGCTTGAGCCCGTTCCCCGCGATCTGTCTCTCCATCGTCCACGACGTTTCGGCCGACGGACAGCGGGCCGTGGGGGGGCCGCTGTGGGCATTCGTCTGGGAGCCGCTTTCCGGAATGCGCTTCCTCCAGGACCTGCTCGAGGACGAGGGAATCGACCTCAGCGATTGGACGTTGAGGGAAGCGGAAGGAGTTTCGCCGGACGGCACCATCATCGTCGGCCACGGGACGAACCCGAACGGCGACACGGAGGCCTTCGTCGCCGTGCTGCCCGAGCCCGGAGCGCTCCTCGGCTTCGGAGCGGGCGCTTCGCTGCTGGCGGGCCTGGCACGCCGGCGCGCGCGGGGTTGA
- a CDS encoding bile acid:sodium symporter: MTRELAEWLLPCAMFSLMLAMGLTLQTADFRRVFSQRVSASCGLVLQLVLMPMIGMGLALGFDASALIGAGIVLLAACPGGMLSNLLVHLARANTALSVSLSASATLLTLLTMPLWVRLWFSFSGEAEVAIQIPFARTAFELFLLTLVPLWCGMQLRSRWPRLESFERRLSRLGFIGIVVAMMADFRDREVPSDAFGEAWVPALGLALAGAACGLLVPSRFGVGSRDTATIAVELVAKNGLLALVVARRSLGFEAMLPSLAFAMFQAPVALAVLAGWRYARRTGRDSESAAPAPRGDVRRFAQR; this comes from the coding sequence ATGACTCGAGAACTCGCCGAGTGGCTCCTGCCCTGCGCCATGTTCAGCTTGATGCTGGCCATGGGGCTGACATTGCAGACCGCCGACTTCCGACGCGTCTTCTCACAGCGCGTTTCCGCGAGCTGCGGGCTCGTTCTTCAATTGGTGCTCATGCCCATGATCGGGATGGGGCTCGCGCTGGGCTTCGATGCTTCAGCGCTCATCGGCGCGGGGATCGTGTTACTGGCAGCGTGCCCGGGCGGCATGTTGTCGAACCTGCTCGTGCATCTCGCACGCGCCAACACCGCGCTCTCTGTTTCCCTCAGCGCGAGCGCCACGCTGCTGACGTTGTTGACGATGCCGCTGTGGGTGCGACTTTGGTTCTCGTTCTCGGGAGAAGCCGAGGTCGCGATCCAGATTCCCTTCGCACGGACGGCCTTCGAACTCTTTCTGCTGACACTGGTGCCGCTCTGGTGCGGCATGCAGCTGCGCTCACGCTGGCCGAGGCTCGAATCCTTCGAGCGTCGGCTCTCGCGACTCGGTTTTATCGGGATCGTCGTGGCGATGATGGCCGACTTCCGCGACCGCGAGGTTCCCTCGGATGCTTTCGGGGAGGCGTGGGTTCCCGCATTGGGCCTCGCGCTGGCCGGGGCGGCGTGTGGGCTCCTGGTCCCGTCGCGATTCGGAGTCGGCAGCCGAGATACCGCCACGATCGCGGTCGAGCTGGTCGCGAAGAACGGACTCCTGGCCCTCGTGGTCGCTCGCCGTTCCTTGGGTTTCGAAGCGATGCTCCCGAGCCTCGCCTTCGCGATGTTCCAGGCGCCCGTCGCGCTCGCGGTCCTGGCTGGGTGGCGCTACGCCCGACGCACGGGCCGGGACTCGGAATCCGCAGCTCCAGCTCCCCGGGGCGACGTCCGTCGCTTCGCCCAGCGGTAG
- a CDS encoding Coq4 family protein, producing the protein METASSVRTETQRADAEHALEVPPPPPPTRDLRHAWRLLRRMREDPTQTSLGMELVDALGGYFDDLPFQRFATSEFGKRLLREQPDLPALLADRDALASLPEDSFGRAFLRFAERNGISPSELVEMATERRAAAGGLDPLRSWFADRQTVSHDLWHVLTGYGTDPIGENAVLLFTRGQGVAGPGLRILTVFMLLRQPWSVKGFIWSAYLRGRRATPLILAPYEELLPLPIGVVRERLTLGDPLEAHPGGILAQHDAGVVRLTETH; encoded by the coding sequence ATGGAGACCGCAAGTTCCGTCCGAACCGAGACACAGCGTGCTGACGCCGAGCACGCGCTGGAGGTCCCGCCGCCGCCTCCGCCTACCCGCGACCTTCGCCACGCCTGGCGCTTGCTGCGCCGAATGCGCGAAGACCCCACCCAGACCTCGCTCGGCATGGAGCTCGTGGACGCCCTCGGTGGCTACTTCGACGACCTTCCGTTCCAGCGTTTCGCGACCTCCGAGTTCGGGAAGCGGCTGCTGCGAGAGCAGCCGGATCTTCCTGCGCTGCTGGCTGACCGGGATGCTCTGGCAAGTCTTCCCGAGGACAGCTTCGGGCGCGCCTTCTTGCGGTTCGCAGAGCGCAATGGGATCTCGCCTTCCGAGTTGGTCGAGATGGCCACCGAGCGGAGAGCGGCCGCAGGAGGGCTCGATCCGCTGCGATCCTGGTTCGCGGATCGGCAGACCGTCTCTCACGATCTGTGGCATGTGCTGACCGGCTACGGGACGGACCCGATCGGCGAGAACGCCGTCCTGCTGTTCACGCGAGGACAAGGAGTCGCCGGTCCTGGCCTGCGCATCCTCACCGTGTTCATGCTCTTGCGCCAACCCTGGTCCGTGAAGGGTTTCATCTGGTCCGCCTACCTCCGCGGTCGCAGGGCGACGCCGTTGATCCTGGCGCCCTATGAAGAGCTGTTGCCGCTTCCGATCGGCGTCGTTCGCGAGCGCCTGACGCTGGGCGATCCGCTCGAAGCACATCCCGGCGGAATCCTTGCGCAACACGATGCGGGCGTGGTCCGTCTCACCGAAACCCACTGA
- a CDS encoding AAA family ATPase, with the protein MKWRFADCLLDAELFELRRDGELRPIEPKVFDVLRYLVENAERVVSKTELLDQVWSGETVNESVLPRCIALARQALGDDRTAQRVIQTVHGRGYRIVPTPTRLEGPAVSAPPPETDFVGRLAALERTEQALGEAVSGRGRVVLFVGEPGIGKTRTAERTIDLFADRATAHIGRCFEGDGAPAYWPFVQILRSLLERTGGATASDEGVGLEADLAALLPELADAEGAVPPARYLEEEQARFRLFDTLARFLAQRASARTLLLVVDDLHRADRDSLELFGFLARTLRDVGVLLLGTYRDTEVRRDHPLRGLLGELSRLPHCERVALRGLPDDEARDLVDRVAGGVVGDELSKAIVEVTEGNPFFTREMALLVASRGPSEYEAARLTLELPQSVRDAVGHRLDSLSPECNALLQLASVIGREFDSRLLAEIRGESVDSLLARIDEALRAGIVTRARSAGSYAFAHGLVQQTLYEEFRVPDRIAAHRRTAEALERLHGKDSTKHLSERAHHLFESAIGGDVTEAVDAGVKAAHFAHQRFAYGEAARQYERCGEVLDATATPESTQRCELLLAEAESRWAAGDRDLSRDRFRAAAGIARGLGRHDLFARAAVGMRGYRYLGAAIESDTVDLLEEALERVDRDHPLWRARLLSRLVFSEPHCFSIETRRRLSDAGARAAEGTAEPAVIFDVMTARYWANLGPDTPGDRLALGREAIDQGRRLESSELVLLGNEILIGANLVTGDLGEASRHAAAFERIASELGQPVFEFLAWMQRCACAMNRGHFDEAEAYLARSIERGRGAIQQSESLTAGASYWLRGMRGEASVPSEYDDSFRTLLERSPHRGNAEIIRAGALSILARFGASDEARRQLRSRAARIGDLERDEHWLITLSLFSEVAVLLGEAEIAETLIEHLLPYEPLLFTHDLIPATNGSVRSALGALAGVCGREDEAAERLSAAIEWEEGIGADPAALKSKVWLARHWQRAGRLDLAQAARESAEAAARRMNCPGQVPRELLELAD; encoded by the coding sequence GTGAAGTGGCGCTTCGCCGATTGCCTTCTCGATGCCGAGCTCTTCGAGCTCCGGCGAGACGGGGAACTCCGTCCCATCGAGCCGAAGGTCTTCGACGTGCTGCGCTATCTCGTCGAGAACGCCGAGCGCGTCGTGTCGAAGACCGAGCTCCTGGACCAGGTCTGGTCCGGGGAGACGGTAAACGAATCGGTACTTCCTCGTTGCATCGCCCTAGCACGACAGGCACTCGGTGACGATCGAACCGCGCAGCGTGTGATCCAGACCGTCCACGGGCGCGGCTATCGAATCGTGCCGACGCCAACTCGTCTCGAGGGACCCGCGGTGTCCGCACCACCGCCGGAGACCGACTTCGTCGGTCGGCTGGCGGCGCTGGAGCGCACCGAGCAGGCACTGGGGGAGGCAGTCTCGGGGAGGGGTCGCGTCGTTCTCTTCGTCGGGGAGCCGGGCATCGGCAAGACCCGCACCGCCGAGCGCACGATCGATCTCTTCGCCGATCGAGCCACAGCGCATATCGGACGTTGCTTCGAGGGAGACGGGGCGCCGGCGTATTGGCCCTTCGTGCAGATCCTGCGCTCCCTGCTCGAGCGAACGGGAGGGGCCACCGCATCGGACGAGGGGGTCGGGTTGGAGGCCGACCTCGCGGCGCTACTGCCGGAGCTTGCCGACGCCGAGGGCGCCGTGCCGCCCGCGCGCTACCTCGAGGAAGAGCAGGCGCGGTTCCGCCTCTTCGACACCCTCGCGAGATTCCTCGCCCAGCGTGCCTCCGCGCGAACGCTGCTGCTCGTCGTCGACGATCTGCATCGGGCCGATCGGGACTCGCTCGAGCTCTTCGGCTTCCTCGCCCGCACATTGCGCGACGTTGGCGTGCTGCTGCTCGGAACCTACCGCGATACGGAAGTACGACGCGATCACCCGCTTCGAGGATTGCTCGGCGAACTCTCCCGCCTTCCACACTGTGAGCGCGTGGCGCTGCGCGGTCTGCCGGACGACGAGGCTCGGGATCTCGTCGATCGCGTGGCAGGCGGTGTTGTCGGGGACGAGTTGAGCAAAGCGATCGTCGAGGTGACGGAAGGCAACCCCTTCTTCACGCGCGAGATGGCACTGCTCGTGGCAAGCCGTGGGCCTTCGGAGTACGAGGCCGCCAGACTGACACTCGAGCTACCCCAGAGCGTCCGGGATGCGGTCGGGCACCGGCTCGACTCGCTCTCACCGGAATGCAACGCGCTGCTCCAACTTGCGTCCGTGATCGGTCGCGAGTTCGACAGCCGTCTGCTGGCGGAGATCCGGGGCGAATCGGTCGACTCGCTGCTCGCACGGATCGACGAGGCTCTCCGCGCGGGCATCGTCACGCGGGCGCGATCCGCGGGCTCCTATGCGTTCGCGCACGGTCTCGTCCAGCAGACGTTGTACGAGGAGTTTCGGGTTCCCGACCGGATCGCGGCGCATCGTCGGACGGCGGAAGCGCTCGAGCGATTGCATGGGAAGGACTCGACGAAGCACCTCTCGGAGCGCGCTCATCACCTCTTCGAGTCAGCGATCGGTGGGGACGTCACCGAAGCGGTGGACGCCGGGGTGAAGGCCGCGCACTTCGCGCACCAGCGCTTCGCCTACGGAGAAGCGGCTCGCCAGTACGAGCGTTGCGGTGAGGTCCTGGATGCAACGGCGACACCGGAGTCGACGCAACGCTGTGAACTGCTGCTGGCCGAGGCCGAATCGAGGTGGGCGGCAGGCGATCGTGATCTCTCACGGGATCGCTTTCGAGCCGCCGCAGGGATCGCGCGCGGGTTGGGTCGTCACGATCTGTTCGCCCGAGCCGCAGTCGGCATGCGGGGGTACCGCTATCTCGGAGCGGCGATCGAGTCGGACACGGTCGATCTTCTCGAGGAAGCCCTCGAACGCGTGGACCGTGACCATCCGCTCTGGCGGGCACGGCTGCTGTCGCGGCTCGTGTTCAGTGAACCCCACTGCTTCTCGATCGAGACGCGACGTCGCCTGAGCGACGCTGGCGCTCGGGCCGCCGAGGGCACGGCTGAGCCCGCGGTGATCTTCGACGTCATGACGGCCCGCTATTGGGCGAACCTCGGCCCGGATACTCCGGGCGATCGTCTCGCACTGGGACGCGAGGCCATCGACCAGGGTCGTCGGCTCGAAAGCTCCGAACTCGTGCTGTTGGGGAATGAGATCCTGATCGGGGCGAACCTCGTGACGGGAGATCTCGGCGAGGCTTCGCGCCATGCCGCCGCCTTCGAGCGGATCGCCAGCGAGCTCGGCCAGCCCGTCTTCGAGTTCCTGGCGTGGATGCAGCGGTGCGCCTGCGCGATGAATCGGGGCCACTTCGATGAGGCAGAGGCATACCTCGCCCGCAGCATCGAGCGCGGCCGTGGGGCGATCCAGCAGTCGGAGTCGCTGACGGCGGGAGCGTCCTACTGGCTGCGCGGGATGCGTGGTGAAGCGAGTGTGCCTTCGGAGTACGACGACTCTTTTCGTACGCTCCTCGAACGATCGCCGCACCGGGGCAACGCAGAGATCATCCGGGCGGGAGCGCTCTCGATCCTCGCGCGGTTCGGCGCGAGTGACGAAGCACGAAGGCAGCTGCGCAGTCGCGCAGCGCGTATCGGCGATCTCGAGCGGGATGAACACTGGCTGATCACGCTCTCGCTGTTCTCGGAGGTCGCCGTCCTGCTGGGGGAGGCAGAGATCGCTGAGACGCTCATCGAACATCTGCTTCCCTACGAGCCCCTGCTTTTCACGCACGACCTGATCCCGGCCACGAACGGGTCCGTCCGCTCCGCGCTGGGGGCGTTGGCGGGCGTGTGCGGCCGGGAAGACGAAGCCGCGGAGCGGCTGTCAGCGGCAATCGAGTGGGAGGAGGGCATCGGCGCCGATCCGGCGGCGTTGAAGAGCAAGGTCTGGCTCGCGCGGCACTGGCAACGCGCCGGCCGCCTCGATCTCGCGCAGGCCGCCCGGGAATCGGCCGAGGCGGCAGCCCGACGGATGAATTGTCCGGGTCAGGTGCCTCGCGAGCTACTGGAGCTCGCGGACTGA
- a CDS encoding ferredoxin yields the protein MRVKADLGLCQGHGVCAMEAPAVFRVVDSKDGTYSEVEVLEPEPGEDQRAAVEAAVRYCPNRVLSLEG from the coding sequence ATGCGGGTGAAGGCCGACCTCGGTCTGTGTCAGGGTCACGGCGTCTGTGCCATGGAAGCGCCCGCCGTGTTCCGCGTGGTCGATTCCAAGGACGGCACCTATTCCGAGGTCGAGGTGCTCGAACCGGAGCCCGGCGAAGACCAGCGCGCCGCCGTCGAGGCCGCCGTGCGCTACTGCCCGAACCGGGTGCTGTCGCTGGAGGGTTAG
- a CDS encoding cytochrome P450, whose product MSAIERHTVGGAKPETGHYEEFLANPSRFLLRAWRECGPLADFDLGGTPHTLVVGSEGQETIFRAPDDVLSTSDAYQYMVPVFGEGIQYGAPLERERQQVRFQANALKPDKMRGYAQVIAEEVEAFVRNWEPAGERDFYETFKELVLRTSTHCLMGRAFRENLTDEFGRLFADLEHAISPQAVVDAHSESEVFEKRDVARARLQDLLMETVRERRRRTEAGEREPDMLQTFLDARYADGSPLPDAHIPGMIVWIMFAGFHTSSNTASWVAVELARNGAYQAEIAEEVDAIYQGGGDLSFAALREIPKLEAFTHETLRLHPPLITLARVVREPIEVLGHTFPPGHVLMVSPYVAHRVPKHFPDPERFDPRRPEPAEVFASIPFGGGKRKCVGNAFALLQVKSIFVALLRRYALACVDPPESYVDIMPSLILRPSEPCNLRYTARRA is encoded by the coding sequence ATGAGCGCGATCGAACGTCACACCGTGGGCGGTGCGAAGCCCGAGACCGGCCACTACGAGGAGTTCCTCGCCAACCCGTCGCGCTTCCTCTTGCGCGCCTGGCGCGAGTGCGGGCCGCTGGCCGACTTCGACCTCGGCGGCACACCGCACACCCTCGTCGTGGGCTCCGAGGGTCAGGAAACGATCTTTCGCGCGCCCGACGACGTGCTATCGACGTCCGACGCCTACCAGTACATGGTGCCCGTGTTCGGCGAGGGCATTCAGTACGGGGCGCCTCTCGAGCGCGAGCGCCAGCAGGTGCGGTTCCAGGCGAACGCGCTCAAGCCCGACAAGATGCGCGGCTACGCCCAGGTGATTGCGGAGGAGGTCGAGGCCTTCGTACGCAACTGGGAGCCCGCGGGCGAACGCGACTTCTACGAGACCTTCAAGGAACTCGTGCTGCGCACCTCGACCCACTGTCTGATGGGCCGCGCCTTCCGCGAGAACCTCACCGACGAGTTCGGCCGACTCTTCGCCGACCTCGAGCACGCGATCTCCCCTCAGGCGGTCGTCGACGCGCACAGCGAGTCCGAGGTGTTCGAGAAGCGCGACGTGGCGCGCGCGCGTCTGCAGGACCTCTTGATGGAGACCGTGCGGGAGCGGCGCCGGCGCACCGAGGCCGGCGAGCGCGAGCCCGACATGCTCCAGACCTTCCTCGACGCGCGCTACGCCGACGGCTCCCCGCTCCCCGACGCACACATCCCCGGCATGATCGTCTGGATCATGTTCGCGGGCTTCCACACCAGCTCGAACACGGCGAGCTGGGTGGCGGTGGAGCTGGCGCGCAACGGGGCGTACCAGGCCGAGATCGCGGAAGAGGTCGACGCGATCTACCAGGGGGGCGGTGACCTCTCCTTTGCTGCGCTGCGCGAGATCCCGAAGCTCGAGGCCTTCACCCATGAGACGCTGCGCCTGCACCCGCCGCTGATCACCCTGGCGCGCGTGGTGCGCGAGCCGATCGAGGTGCTGGGCCACACCTTCCCACCCGGTCACGTCTTGATGGTGTCGCCCTACGTCGCGCACCGCGTGCCGAAGCATTTCCCTGACCCCGAGCGCTTCGACCCGAGGCGTCCCGAGCCCGCCGAGGTGTTCGCGTCGATCCCGTTCGGGGGCGGCAAGCGCAAGTGCGTGGGCAACGCCTTCGCGCTCCTGCAGGTGAAATCGATCTTCGTGGCGCTCTTGCGACGCTACGCGCTGGCCTGCGTCGACCCGCCCGAGAGCTACGTCGACATCATGCCGTCGCTGATCCTGCGGCCGAGTGAGCCCTGCAATCTCCGCTACACGGCGCGGCGCGCCTAG